The Orrella daihaiensis genome contains the following window.
TATGGCGCTAATGCATCGGGCAAGACGAATCTATTGAGGGTGTTGTCGGCACTGGCGGATTTCGTGAGTGAATCGTTTAGTTACAAGCTCGAGGACGCCACCCCATTTCGTCCCCACTTCTTTAACACCGATGCACCCGTAGGCATTCATGTCGAGTTTGTGCTTTCGGATGCAGAGGGCGCCGAGCCTAACTGTTACCGATATGACCTTGAAATAGCTGAGCAAGTTGTGCGGTACGAACGGCTACGCATCAAAAGCAGCAAACTTTTTAGTCGGGTTTTTGAGCGTCAGTGGGTCGATGGTCAGTACCAGATTCAAGGTCTTGGGGAGAAACTATCGGCCAACTTGCGTAAAAACGTTTCGTGGCTGGCTTGGCTTGCCCAGCATAACTTGCCGCAGGCAGTCAGCATTGTTCAGTACTTCAAACAAGTCCGAAGCAACTTGACCCCAAGAGGCCCCCGCATGCCAGGGCTATACAACACCTTAGATGCTATCGATATATTCCGCAAAAACCCTGGGCTATCACAGAGCATGCTTGCTCAACTCAATCGCTGGGATATCGATATCCAAGATGTGGTTTATGAGCGCATTGATGCGGCTAGTGCGGATCCTGAGGACGGCACTGGCCCTTGGATGGCCTATTGCGTTCATCAGTTGGCTAATCAAGAGGCGCGTTTGTCGATTTTGAACGAGTCTTCGGGTACCGTTGGCTTGTTTTCTTTGCTATCGATTGTTTTGCCTGTGCTGCGCGATGGTGGTGTGGCCATCATTGACGAGATCGAGGCCGACTTGCATCCGCACATGCTTCGAGCGGTGATTGATCTATTTGTCCAACCCGTATCGAATCCTTATGGATCACAGTTGCTATTTACGAGTCATGCTGACTGGCTCATGAACTTGTTGCATAAGACACAAATTTACTTGGTTGACAAGCTAGATACGAGTAGTGAGGTCGTCCGACTGTCAGACATCCGCGGTGTGGCAGCACGTGATAATTTCAGTGCTCGATATCGTGCTGGTGCCTACGGCGCAGTACCGGATATTCAATAGCGACGGTTAGGCATGCGAAAATCCGTCCGTAAAACTGTTTTGCTCTGTTGTGAGGGCAAAGCGGATCAGGCTTTTGTCGCCTATCTGCGCTCGACCTATACCGCCGGCAAGCGAGGCGCACCGTATGTCCTGCCAAAGCAGGCTGGTGGTAAAGGTGGCAACCATGTGATTGCAACGTTGCTTGGAGAGCTGCGATGCTCAAAACCCGATCGAGCCGTGGCATTGCTAGACGCCGATTGTCCTCCCGCTGCTGCTAAACGACGTGAAGCTCGCCACCACGGCATTGAGCTCATCGCCTTGGAACCTTGTCTAGAGGGTCTTTTATTAAGAATACTGGGGCTGGCGGTGCCGCCATCGAGCCAGGCCTGCAAAGAACGCCTTAAAAGCATCGACCGGCGCGACCCATTTGATCCAGGCTTTTATGCCAAGCATTTTCCAAAAGCACGTTTGGATATTGAACGACAGTCTATCCCTGAGCTTGACTCGCTATTGGCACTATTTGATTCGTAAAGAGTAGGCTCTAATCGGGTCACCGCCGACTGATTTGCGATTGATCCGCTGCTGGCTCGCTACTGACTAGCCGTGACAATGATGTCTTGATTTAGCATCACTTGTACAGTTGATGGGTAGGCCTGTATGATGCCACGCAGTTGCTCCTCGATGATGCTGACTGCGCCCACCGGTGCGACTACTGCTGCCGTAGGATGCACAAACACGCTTGGTGCGGGGCTAGAGACCGCCTTGGCCGTGCCGCTGTTGGCATCTTGGTTGGTGCAAGTCACCACGAGGTCTTGTTCTGATGTGGTGACTTCAATCGTGCCCGGTGTGGTGACGGTCCATTGTCCTTGGTCGTTTGCAAGGGTGCAGGTCACACCAGCGACCATTTTGTCAACATCCAGCGTTTGAATCGAGATGACCTGCTTGGGTGGGTTTATCAGGGGGGCTGTCGTCGTCGAGCTGCATCCGGAAAGTGCAACCAATACCATCAAAGCAAGTGAAGACTGTTTAAGCATGGGTGTCTGAGATCGTTTGTCGGGTTTGATGGTTTATCGGCGCTGTCGGTTGTTATTACGAATCACTGGCCAATGCCACTTTCATGAGGTCGGCTACAGTCGTGACTTGCAGCTTTTCCATGATGTTGGCGCGATGAGCTTCGACGGTCTTGATGCTGATGCCCAGATCGTCGGCGATTTGCTTATTTAATCGACCCGCCACAATCCGCTCAAGGACTTGCTGCTCGCGAGCGGTCAAGCGACCGAGCATGGCATCGTGCGCGCGCTTGGATTGCTGCTTTTGCAGGTTCTCGTTGGCGATGTCGAACATCCGGGTCACGATGTCGCGCAGATCGGTTTCATTAAACGGTTTTTCCAGAAAGTCGACAGCGCCTTTTTTCATGGTGTTCACTGCCATGGGCACGTCGCCATGGCCGGTGATGAACACAACCGGCATGTGTGACTTGCGTGCGATAAGTTCCTCTTGCAGTTGCAAGCCGCTCATGCCTGGCATGCGCACGTCAACAATCAAAATCCCCGGCTGGTCCTCCCGGTATTCCGCCAAAAACGCCTCAGCACTGGCGAATGACTTAACACGATAAGTGTTGGCTTCCAGTAACCAACGCAGTGAGTCACGAACAGCCTCATCGTCATCCACGATATATACAGTGCTAGCAGTTGGCGGCATCGTCATGCAGGAAACTCCTCTTTGATTTTGTTGTCAGGGGTTTGCTCGGGTGAGGTGCTGTTCTCAAGCATCTCGATTGGGGCACATGGTAACGTGAACCGGAAAGTTGTGCCGGATTTGTGCGGGTTGGTCGGTGTCTGGTTATTGACGGCCCATAGCTGACCGTGGTGCGACTCAATGATAGTGCGGCATATGTTCAAGCCCATCCCAAGTCCTTCCGACTTGGTGCTAAAGAAGGGCTCGAACAAGCGATCGGGGTCAGATACACCGTGGCCTGCGTCAATCACCGCCACTTGCATGGTGTTGTGGTGGCGGCTGACTTCGATGGTTAGGATGGCTTCGGCGCTTTTGTCCATTGCCTCCAGGCCGTTTTTGATGAGGTTTAGGAGCACCTGCTCAATCAGAATCGGGTCTGCCAATACTTTAGGCATATCCGTGGGCAGGTTGATCTCGATGTCGATGGCGCGTTTGCGCGCGTCGATTTCAGCCAAACTCACGGCGTTATCCACGATGGTCTTGATATCGACTGGCTGGCGCCGCGGTTCGCTGCGTTTAACGAATTCCCTGATCCGACTGATGATCTTGCCGGCGCGCTGTGCCTGGGCAGCGGCTTTTTCCAGGGCGGGCAGTAACTTTTCGGGCTCGGTCTGGCCCGCCTTGACCATGGCGGCCGCACCCATGCTGTAGTTACTGATGGCGGTCAGTGGCTGATTCAGTTCGTGCGCGAGCGACGAAGCCATCTCACCCATGGTGGTCAAACGACTGGTGATCTGAATTTTTTCCTGTTGGACTCGGGAGGCTTCCTCATGCTCGCGGCGTTCCGTGATGTCGCGTGCGACTTGCATGCGCACCCGACGCCCATCGGTCCAGGCCAGCATCCGGTGCTGTACCTCGAACCAACGTTCGACCTGCGTGGAGTAGACTTCGGCCGATTCGTCGCTGTAGCGCCCGCGCCGACCCGCGAGTAGTTCCTGGTGGCCATGGGTTTGTGCACCAAACAGACTGCGGTAGGTGCGGTTGGCAAACAGCAAATCCATGCCGTCTGCTGTGTCGGCAGTCACTGAAATAGCATCATCCAGACTTTCGAGCACGGTCATAAACCGTTCGTGTGCCGCCGTCAGTGCCTCTCGAATGCGACGTGGCTCGGTGATGTCAGTCATCGAGGTCATCCAGCCAATCTGGGTGCCGTTTGGCGCCAGCAGCGCTGACACGTACATGCGCGCCGTGAAACGCGAGCCATCGCGTCGCTGCGCCTCTAGTTCGATGCCGCTAGAAGGCGTTTTACCGGACAGCACGGCATCGAGCGTCTGTCGATGCGAGTCGTACTTGCCAGGCACCCAATAAGGAAAGGGCGGCATGCGCCCAATCAAGTCAGCCTCATTCCAGCCAATCATCCGACAAAACGCCGGGTTGACATAGGCAATCCGACCCTCAAGATCGAGTACACGCATGCCGGTGGACATCGAGTTTTCCATGGCGCGGCGAAACTCGGTTTCTGCCATCAAGGCCGCTTCAGTCTCGGTGCGATGGCGGGTGTAGCGCCAGAGTGCGAGCAACGCCACCACGATCACCACCGATAATCCGATCACCACCCAGGTCAGTCGCTGCTGGCGCATCTCCTGGTCAATCGTGATGAACATGATGCTGTCTTCACGAATCTGCTGTAACCAGAAAAAAGCCCCCATCACCAAGGTATACAAGGCCAGCACGAGCATGGGCGCCAGCCAATACCAGCGCCTGCGCTTTAGATGCGCATGTTCATGAAACGGCGTTGAGATAACCGATTTGGGTGGTTGTCGCATATGAGCGATAGCGCAGAGATAGAAACCGCTGGATAGTTCAAGACATGCTTATTGTAGACCGTGTTGTGCGACAAAATCCCCTGTTAGCCAGTCTGAGCTCAGGCATGCAGTATGAGCGTTTTGTTGTGATTGGCACACAACTCCATGGGCAGAGTTGTTTAAACGAGGTTGCTTCTAAATCACGCTTTGTTTTTTGCAGGAGTCTGCAAGCTTTTGCAAGTAATTAGGCAGTCTGGTGTTCTAAACATACCCTATGAAAGCAGGATCAATTGTCACCCTACGGGTGGTGATATGGGAATCATGGCGACAATCAATCGCCTATCAAGCATTGAGGTAGCAGCCTATGAGTACAGCGTTTATCAGCCAACTCTATCAGTCATTACTAGGACGAGAGGCTGATGAGCCCGGTGTGCGGTTTTGGGCTGCTCAGATGCAGTCTGGCGCGATTGACGCGGTAGGCGTCACGCAAGCATTTGTTGAGTCAGTTGAGTTCGATACCTTTGTGGAACCGGTTGCCAGACTGTACTTCAGTGCCTTCAATCGTGTGCCAGATGCAGATGGTTTAGCGCACTGGGTGGCTGCTTTGCGGCAAGGAGCCACCATCATTGAAATCGCTGAGCAGTTCGTGCAGTCAGGTGAATATCAAACTGAGCATGCCTCACTCTCAGATCGTGACTATATCGAATCACTTTACCAACGTGCGTTTGGCCGTGA
Protein-coding sequences here:
- a CDS encoding PAS domain-containing sensor histidine kinase, whose amino-acid sequence is MRQPPKSVISTPFHEHAHLKRRRWYWLAPMLVLALYTLVMGAFFWLQQIREDSIMFITIDQEMRQQRLTWVVIGLSVVIVVALLALWRYTRHRTETEAALMAETEFRRAMENSMSTGMRVLDLEGRIAYVNPAFCRMIGWNEADLIGRMPPFPYWVPGKYDSHRQTLDAVLSGKTPSSGIELEAQRRDGSRFTARMYVSALLAPNGTQIGWMTSMTDITEPRRIREALTAAHERFMTVLESLDDAISVTADTADGMDLLFANRTYRSLFGAQTHGHQELLAGRRGRYSDESAEVYSTQVERWFEVQHRMLAWTDGRRVRMQVARDITERREHEEASRVQQEKIQITSRLTTMGEMASSLAHELNQPLTAISNYSMGAAAMVKAGQTEPEKLLPALEKAAAQAQRAGKIISRIREFVKRSEPRRQPVDIKTIVDNAVSLAEIDARKRAIDIEINLPTDMPKVLADPILIEQVLLNLIKNGLEAMDKSAEAILTIEVSRHHNTMQVAVIDAGHGVSDPDRLFEPFFSTKSEGLGMGLNICRTIIESHHGQLWAVNNQTPTNPHKSGTTFRFTLPCAPIEMLENSTSPEQTPDNKIKEEFPA
- a CDS encoding AAA family ATPase, which translates into the protein MDLSVGVSAPDNYHFLDNPCSSNRVAKVAGIYGANASGKTNLLRVLSALADFVSESFSYKLEDATPFRPHFFNTDAPVGIHVEFVLSDAEGAEPNCYRYDLEIAEQVVRYERLRIKSSKLFSRVFERQWVDGQYQIQGLGEKLSANLRKNVSWLAWLAQHNLPQAVSIVQYFKQVRSNLTPRGPRMPGLYNTLDAIDIFRKNPGLSQSMLAQLNRWDIDIQDVVYERIDAASADPEDGTGPWMAYCVHQLANQEARLSILNESSGTVGLFSLLSIVLPVLRDGGVAIIDEIEADLHPHMLRAVIDLFVQPVSNPYGSQLLFTSHADWLMNLLHKTQIYLVDKLDTSSEVVRLSDIRGVAARDNFSARYRAGAYGAVPDIQ
- a CDS encoding response regulator transcription factor; this encodes MTMPPTASTVYIVDDDEAVRDSLRWLLEANTYRVKSFASAEAFLAEYREDQPGILIVDVRMPGMSGLQLQEELIARKSHMPVVFITGHGDVPMAVNTMKKGAVDFLEKPFNETDLRDIVTRMFDIANENLQKQQSKRAHDAMLGRLTAREQQVLERIVAGRLNKQIADDLGISIKTVEAHRANIMEKLQVTTVADLMKVALASDS